Part of the Sporosarcina sp. FSL K6-2383 genome is shown below.
TGAGGAGTTTTCTAATAAATCCGCGGATTTTAAAGGTACACTGCATAACGGAGCAGAAGCACTCTACGCTGCACTCACTTACCGTGATACGTTATCGGAGAGATTGCGCCGTCTTTATACGTATGCCCATTTGAAGTCTGACCAAGACACGACAAACAGCTTCTACCAAGCGATGGATAGCCGTGTGAAATCTTTGTATGTAAAAGTGTCCACAGCCTTATCCTTCTTCCTACCGGAGCTATTGGCGATGGATGAAGCCGAATTGGACAAGCTAGTTGAATCGCATGAAGGATTACGCCTTTATAAGCAAGAGTTCGAAGAAATTAATACACAGCGCCCGCATATTTTGCCAGCTGAGCAAGAGGCTCTTTTAGCACAGCTATCTGAGGTGACTGGAAAATCTTCAGAAACGTTTAGCATGTTGAATAATGCAGATTTAACATTTCCGGCAGTGAAAGACGAAAATGGGGAAGAAGTTGAATTATCACATGGTCGCTATATTCGATTTTTGGAAAGCGATGATGCTCGTGTTCGAGAGGATGCTTTTAAAGCGACGTACTCAAAATATGGAGAATTTCAAAATACGTTTGCATCGACATTGTCGGGAAATGTGAAGCGTGATAATGTCAATGCAAGTATTCGTAATTACTCATCTGCACGTCAAGCAGCCATGTCAAATAATCATATTCCAGAACAGGTTTATGAAAATCTTGTATCGACAATTAATAAAAATGTGCACTTGCTACAGCGCTATGTAGCATTGCGTAAAAAAGTGTTCGGACTTGAAGAACTTCATATGTGGGATATGTATGCACCACTTGTCAAAGATGTGGACATGGAAATTCCTTACGAAGAGGCAGCAAAAACGATGCTCGACAGCTTCCATCCACTTGGTTCTGACTATGTTTCAATTGTTCAAGAAGGATTGGATAATCGTTGGGTAGATGTTCGTGAAAACAAAGGCAAGCGCTCAGGTGCTTATTCTTCTGGCGCTTACGGTACAAACCCATATATTTTAATGAACTGGCAGGATAACGTCAGCAACTTGTTTACATTAGCACATGAATTTGGGCACAGTGTCCATAGTTATTATTCACGTAAAAGCCAGCCATTCGTTTACAGCGGATATTCCATTTTCGTAGCAGAAGTTGCATCGACAGTGAACGAGGCTATTTTGAATGATCACTTACTGAAAACGATTGACGATGAGCAAAAACGTATTTATCTTCTGAACTATTGGTTGGATGGGTTCCGTGGAACGGTCTTCCGTCAAACGATGTTCGCTGAATTTGAGCACTTGATTCATCAGTTGGAACAGCAAGGTGTTGCTTTGACAGCTGAAAAGCTAACAGAGGAGTATTACGCACTCAATAAAAAATATTTTGGTGAGGATCTAGTTGTCGATGAAGAAATTGGTCTTGAATGGGCACGGATCCCACACTTCTACTATAATTATTATGTCTATCAGTATGCGACAGGTTATAGTGCGGCAGTAGCGCTTAGCAATCAAATACTAACAGAAGGTGAACCAGCAGTTGAGCGTTATATTAATAACTTCTTGAAGGCAGGGTCTTCGGATTATCCGATTGAAGTGCTTAAAAAAGCGGGTGTCGACATGACAAGCGCTGCTCCAATTGAAGAGGCTTGTCGCGTCTTTGAAGAAAAATTGAATGAGCTAGAATCACTTCTTCTGAAAAAATAAATCATTTTTGTGATCACCCTCTTTGTCTAATTTAGTGGACGAAGGGGGCTTTTTGTTATTCTGTAATAACATTAAATTCATTTCCAAGAAATCGGAATGATCTGTTATATAGTAATGATACCTGTTCTATAACTATTAGTGATTGCTTCTGCTGGAAAATTAAAATGTGACATTCATGTGAAATGTATTGTGAAAAGTTGCTGTTACTATTATTTTGTGATAAAGTAAGGATGTGAAATAGATCACATACCAAACATACACCCCTTTTGTTTGAACGTGAACATTTCTCCCATTCCCTTTGTAAAAGAGCATTCACTCCCCCCCAGGAGTAGGATGCTCTTTTTTGTTTGTAGGATTTCGTGTTTTGTCATAGATAAATCTTACAGCTATTGTCAATATCTATTCTTTTCTGTATAATTAAATGGAATTATCAGTTTATAAACGTGGAAAGGAGATGAATCTCATAAGTACTATTATCCACAGGAAAAAGCCTATTTTACTTCAAGGAATTCCCCGTCTGATTGCCCGGCTTCCCCCTGATCATCGAAAAGTCCAGTATTTGCAAAAACAACTTTATCGAATTGGTGCCGGCTACTCAGGAGAATGTAATGTTGATTCTTATATTGAGCGAACGCAATTCCCTCATAGTATGAAAATTTTTACGGATGTCCATTTGTGTAATTCCCCAAAGTTCACATTTCAGATTGATACTTTGATACTTACAGAGCAATACATCCTTATTATCGAAGTGAAAAATCTGAAGGATTCAGTCCAATTTATACCCAATCCTCCCCATCTTGTGCAAATACTTGAAACCGGCGACGAAGTGGTTCTCGATTGTCCGGTCTATCAAATTGAATCGAATAAGTCGAATCTCGATGAATGGCTTCGACAACGTGGAATTCATTTAAAAACGCTTGGTCTCCTCGTTCTCGCAAATCCAAACACGAAAGTGATAGATACCCCAAACGATTTTCCTATCATTTATAAAAAACAAATTCCTTTTTATTTGCAAAAGTTAAGACCGGCTGAAAATATCCTTACGGTTAATCAAATTCAAGAACTAGCAAAGCAGATCCATGCTGAACAACAGCAATTTAATCCGTTTCCTTTATGTTCCTATTATCATATTTCTCCCAATGATTTACGAAAAGGTCTGTTGTGTCGCGATTGTCATGGACAACTTCAACAGAAAAACAGAGAAACCTGGTATTGTCAGCGTTGTTCAAAGAAAGCCGAAGATCCTTATAACGATGGAATTCGGGATTGGTTTATGCTTGTTAAAAATTCGATGACTAGTAGTGAATGTCGAAGTTTTTTGAATTTAAAAGATGGAAATGCAGCTCGATATATTATATCGAAATCTAATCTCATCAAAAAAGGTCAATCGACAGCGACGTTTTATATTTCAGGCAGTAAATTAAACCGTCCTTAATAGGTAGCGGGAGTCTTTCATACTAAGAAGGGCTCTTTTAACTGTCGAATTAAAAACTGTAATGGCAATCGGTGGAACTGTCATGGCAAATGAAGAAACTGTAATGGAGACGCCGAACTGTCATGTGAAAAGTGGAAACTGTAATGGCAATCGGCGGATCTGTCATGACAAATGAAGAAACTGTAATGGAGACGCCAAACTGTAATGGCATTTGGCTGAACTGTCACGGCAAATGAAAAAACTGTCATGTCAATGGCGAAAACCAGAAGTCCGAACAAAAAACACCCCATTCCCCGGCAAATCCTTGGGGAGTGGGGTGATCATATAAGTTGTTATGGTTGCTTTTTACGCCAAAGTGTAGTGTCTTGGAATGAAAGTCGTTCAACGTGTTGTTGAAGAAGGCGTTTTTTGAGTTCACGTTCGGCTGACTTTTCAGTCATACTGTAAATATCGGCAATTTCGTTTGTGGTGAGCGTGTCGAATCGACGGAACAAGTCTTCTAGTGGTGGGGGAATGTCTGGCATAATCGTCATGCCGATTAACTCCTCTAAAATTTGTTCGTACACGTCGTAACTGTGTAAGCCGCTTACTTTTAATCCTTCATCTTCAATATTTCCATTAAAGAAAACGAATGTAGCAGGTTGATCGACTTCCATTTCTTTAGCCATATACAAATCAACCTGTAAGGAGCGTAAGACATTTTTGGAAGAAAAGTCTTGGATAAACTCATCTACGTCGAGCTCTAACTTTTCAGCAATTTCAACGAGTACTGAAAAGGAGGAAACATTTCGAGATTTTAAAAAAGAGTACTCAAACAATTTGGCTAGGAAGCGCATTCCGGCACGCTTACCCTGGAATTCGGCTGCCTTCACGGCAATGCTCGGGAAGGTAGGATGGACTTTGCTACAAGCAAGGGCATCCTCTTGTTTCTTTGTACATTGTAGATTCATCGATGGTAATGAAGTACGCAATGCAATTCGCAGCGTGAAGTAGCGATCATAATCAAGTTGCAGTTTGCGTAGAACAGGCTGAAGAGACCAGCTATCCTCGCACAAAGGATCAATGAAAACATATAATTCGATGGGTCTTGTACATGAAGAAGGGATCATCGAATTTTCCATTAATGTTTCTCGGTTCACAGATAATCCTCCCCGCTTCTGTTCACCATATGGTTCGCAGTTAAGGCGAGGCGATTGTAATACATATCCCGTAATTTCCCTTCAAGTCCGACTTCGTCCATTGCTTGGGCCATGCAAGAAAGCCATGCTTCCGCTCGTACTGGTGTGATTGGAAAAGGATTATGACGAGCTTTCATCATCGGATGACCGTGCTCTTCTGTATATAAATTGGGTCCACCTAAATATTGTGTTTGAAATTGTTTCTGTTTACGTGCTGTTTCTGCCCAGTCACCCGGAAAAATGGGGTATAGATCTGGATGAACAGCCACTTTAGCGTAAAATAAGTCGATAAGTTCCGACAACTTTTCAGCACCGATCTCCTCATAAGGGATCAAAGGTTTTCGCATCATTATGTCAATCTCCTTTGCTCTGACTGTACTGATATTCTACCAACCTGATGTGATTTTCTCAAATAAATCGTACCGAGCTAATCCCCACTATAGCAACAAGCCTGTTAAACTTTCGTGTAATTTAGCACTTTTTGGACATATTGCTGTGTTTCCTTGAAAGGTGGAATGCCATCATATTTCTTCACATTTCCAGGACCTGCATTGTAGGCAGCAAGGGCTAATTCAATATTGTCGTCGAATTGATTAAGCATTTGTTTTAAATATTTTGCTCCGCCCATAATATTTTGAACGGGGTCGAAACTATCTTGTATGCCGAGGAACTTCGCTGTGCCAGGCATTAGTTGCATAAGTCCTTCAGCACCTGCGCGACTGACAACACTGTTGTTGAAATTCGATTCTTGTCTAATAACTGCGTTGATTAAATTTTCAGGTAGCCCAAATTTGTCTGCTGCTTGCCTGACGATATCGCTATATTGATTAGTATTCATCGAACTAGCTTGAGACACCGACTGTTGTGTTGAGCCAAGTATTGCGGCAAGCGTGGAGGGCTCAAAAACACGATTATTTCCTGTATATCGTAAGCTTTCTATCTGATTAGCATTGCTGAGCATCGATGAGGAAATGGAAGATAAGGAATCTGTGACAGATGATTGTCCTCCTAATTCTTCTAACATCATTTGAAATAGAGATGTAGGAGAATCTTGTTCTGCACTCGATTGAACAGAGCCAAAAGATTGTAAGGCATTGATCTCCATTAATGTACGAATTGCACGTATATCCATCATGATCTTTCCTTTCTGCAAATAGGGCTGTCATTTTCGAAATAGCACTCTACTAATCAGTATACCAATACTCGAAAGAAAACGCATATTTCAAACTGCAAGGCCGTGCTCTGTATGGTAAACTGAACGTAATGACATATGAAGGGAAGACGTAGTTGTGAGCATGCAAATTCAAATTGACAGCGGAATCCGTGACGCAGAAGAAATCCGCTTTTTATTGGCCGCAACGGCTGATGAACCACAAGGAATACCGTCGGGTAAAATGATTACAGATTCTGAAAACTTATCTTTTGTGTATTTATTGGAAATCGAAGAAGGCTATCGTCAACTTCATTTTGCACAGGCAGTGTGGCCACTTATGGTGGAAGTGCTGAAGTTGGATGTGGAACCAGTGTTAGTATGGCAAGATCAGGCTGTGTCGCTTATTGGATTCAAAGATGAGCTGACGATGCTTATTTATAATATTGAGGGAAATGATAACTATGGGGAAGCATTTTCCTTAGCAGTTGAACAAGCATTCCATGACATACTTAGCGATGTAGACTAACAGCTGGGAGGGGTCCAGATGAGGCAATGGAAACAATTTCTTGAACCTTATAAACAAGCAGTAGATGAGTTGAAGATAAAGTTTAAAGGGTTACGTGCCCAATATGACTTGGAAGATGTACATACACCTGTTGAATTTGTGACAGGTCGCGTGAAGCCACTTGCAAGTATTTATGATCGAACACTTGAAAAAGGAATCCCTTTTGAGCCTTCGGACGAGCTTGCGACGGAATTGCCCGATATTGCGGGGCTTCGCATGATGTGCCAGTTTGTAGATGATATTGGCACCGTTGTCGAAGCGTTACGCCAACGAAAAGACCTTGAAATCGTTGAGGAACGCGATTATATTTCAAATAAAAAACCAAGCGGCTATCGGTCCTACCATATGATTATTAAATATCCTGTTCAGACGATTCATGGAGAGAAAACAATTTTGGCAGAAATCCAAATCCGCACATTGGCAATGAATTTCTGGGCCTCTATCGAGCACTCCTTGAATTATAAATATGAAGGGGAAATGCCGAATGAAATTCGTTTACGCCTTGAAAGGGCGGCGGAAGCAGCCTTTCAATTGGATGAAGAAATGTCGCAAATTCGTGATGAGATTCAAGATGCACAACAGTATTTCAGCGCCTTTAAGGAAACTGGAAGTTATGACGAAAAGGATCGAAGAAAGAGGTGACAACTATGAAATTCGCAATCCAATCACGCAATGATCAGCTATCGAATCGTCTGATGGAAGAGGCGAAAGGTTATTTGACTGATTTTGGACTTGTATTTGATGAGGATGAACCTGAAATTGTGCTGTCTATCGGCGGCGATGGAACATTACTGCATGCATTTCATAAGTATCAGCATCGTTTGCAGGATACGGCTTTTGTCGGAATTCATACGGGGCATTTAGGGTTTTATGCGGACTGGAAGCCGGAAGAAATGGAGAAACTGGTCATTTCGATTGCTCGTACTGAATATGAAGTCATCGAATATCCGCTGCTGGAAGTAACAATCAATTACCGTAATTTGGAAAAAAGCGCTACCTATTTGGCGTTGAATGAGTCAACGATTAAATCATCTGAAGTAACGCTTGTCGTAGATGTTGAACTGAATGGCGAACATTTCGAACGCTTTAGGGGAGATGGTCTATGTATGTCTACACCATCTGGATCGACAGCATATAATAAGGCGTTGGGAGGGGCAATCATCCATCCTTCGTTGCCAGCGATGCAACTGGCGGAAATGGCATCCATCAATAATCGTGTTTTCCGAACGGTTGGCGCGCCACTTGTGTTACCCAACCATCATAAATGTGTGTTAACGCCTGTTAAAGGACCCGATTTCATGTTGACAATCGATCATTTACAGCTCCTTCATAAAGATGTCAAATCGGTTGAATATGTCGTTGCGCAGGAAAGAGTGCGCTTTGCCCGATTCCGTCCTTTCCCATTTTGGAAACGGGTGCATGATTCCTTCATCGACAGTGATATTTAACATGATAGTGAAAGATTTGCGTTTTCGTCTCGTATTTCTAGTGGATGAAGAAGGGATTTTACTACGGGAATTTCTTCATTCGAAAGGAATTTCAAAAAGGACGTTGACGGCGACGAAATATGAAGGTGGTCAACTAACGGTCAATGGTATCGAGCAAAATGTCAGGCATCGGTTGCAGGTTGGAGATGAAGTAGTAGTTATTTTCCCGCCGGAGCAGCCAAGTGAGGGATTGCAGCCGGAAAATGGTGTGCTTGATATTATTTATGAGGATGAAGCGTTGCTTGTTTTGAATAAACCAGCAGGGCAAAGTACGATACCTTCTCGCGATCATCCAGGGGGAACGGTGGCGAATCTAGTCGCTGGCAAATTTGTTCATGACGATTTACCTGCAACAGTGCACGTCGTGACGCGTTTGGACAAAGATACATCGGGCTTAATTTGCATCGCAAAGAACCGGCATATTCATCATCTTCTTAGTGAACAGATGATAGCATCCGGTTTTCATCGTCAATATGTCGCGATTGTGGAAGGTCGGGTGCAGGAAAAAAGATTCACGATTGAACAACCCATTGGTAGAAAAGATGGCAGTATTATTGAACGAATGGTGTGCGAGGATGGACAATTCGCTCGGACAGACGTAGAAGTGCAGCGTCATTTCGAAAAAGATGGACATGAACTGACAACTGTAGCGTTAATGTTACATACAGGGAGAACGCACCAAATTCGTGTGCATTTACAATGGGCAGGCTATCCACTCGCTGGCGATGATTTATACGGCGGCACAAAGAAGTGGATAGGACGTCAGGCGTTACATTGTGCGATACTTCGTTTCGCACATCCACTGACAGGGGCTGATATACAATTTACAAGTGATTTGCCAATGGATATGCAAGAAATTAGTAGAAGTCTGTGAATTTTTCAGGCATGAATTGTTGCTGTGATGGCACAGATACAATGTCCATTTCTGGGTAGCGTAAGGCGGTAAGCTTGCCGCCAAAAACACATCCTGTGTCGACGTTAACGGTGTGCTGTAAATGACGGGCTTCCCTGACAGGTGTGTGGCCATAAACGATACAAGCCCGTCCATTGTATTGCTTTGCCCAATCGCGTCTTACTGGTTTACCATTCGGTAATGTTTCCCCTGTAATATCGCCGTATTGAACAAAAACACGTACTTTTTCTGAGTAAGGAACACCTATTAGTCGTTCGGGAATACCTGCATGTGCAATAATTAGTTTACTGTCGTCCAGGCTTTGATATAAGGGTAATGCTTCATAAAACTGGCGGTATCTGTTGAGGAATTGCTTGCGCTGTTCTTTGGATAATGTGTTAATTTCAGCTACTGTCGTCTCAAGTCCATGTGTCACTTGCACATGATTGCCCTTCGCAAATCTATACAGCTTATTGCAATGATTTCCCGGGGAATAATGGAGGGGATGTGCATCTTGCATATCGAATAATAGCTGCAAAGTCTTGATTGAGTCGGGTCCCCTGTCCATTGCATCCCCGACAAATGCTAGCTGTCTACCGTCTGAATGAACGGGAATACCGCTGTCCATTAAATAGCCCAGTTTTTCAATCAAAGTAATGAGTTCATCAAAACAGCCATGAATATCTCCAATAATATCAAATTTCATCATTTATCCCACCCTTTAGTATGAAAGATATGCTATTATAATACCCTATTTAGGGGAATGTACACTGGAAAGGAAGGTGTAGCTATGAACGCACATGAAGAATACAAAGAAGAGGTAATTTTGAACGAAGAGAAATTGTTGGAAACGCTTGTTAACGAAGATATACAAGCCTTCCGAGCTGAGTATCTTCTCCTACACCCTTACGACCGTGCGATTTTCTATGAGAAAGTTGGGGTCGATCTTCGGAAGACGATGTACCAATATTTATCTCCGAAAGAACTTGCAGAAATTTTTGAGACAAGTGAAATCGATGAGGATGAATACAAACAGTTCCTTCAGGAGATGGACACGACGTATGCTGCAGACATGATTTCCTACATGTTTGTGGATAACGCGGTAGATGTCCTGAAGGAACTCGATAAATCGCAAACAGTTAGTTATTTAACATTAATGGACAAAGTGGCGGCCACAGAAATTAGAGCGCTCCTCCATTATGAGGAGTATACAGCGGGTTCCATCATGACAACGGAATATGTCACTGTTCCTCAAAACTCTACTGTTCGTTCTGCAATGACGATTTTACGCAATGAAGCTCCAAAAGCGGAAACGATCTATTATGTATTTGTCGTGGATGATGATAATCGCTTGACTGGCGTTGTGTCACTCCGTGATTTAATTATTGCGCACGAAGATACACTAATCAGTTCGATTATGAGCGAACGTGTTGTGAGTGCACTTGTGTCAGATGATCAGGAAGACGTCGCGCGGACGATTAAGGATTATAATTTCCTAGCTGTGCCAGTTGTTGATTTTCAGCAACATATACTAGGGATTATTACAGTCGATGATATTATCGATGTTCTTGATGAAGAGGCTTCGGATGATTACGCTAAATTCGCCGGGGTTTCTAATATGGATACTTTTGACAAAAATTCATTCTCGGCAATGAAGAAAAGATTGCCATGGCTCATTATTCTACTTGTGCTTGGAATGCTTACTGCAAATTTAATCGATTTGTTTACAGAAACAATTTCAAAAGTGGCACTTCTTGCAGCATTTATTCCCCTCATTGCGGGGACTGCTGGGAATAGTGGAACGCAAGCACTAGCAGTTGCAGTACGTGGTATTGCGACGGGAGATGTCGAGGATGAGAGCAAATTTAAGCTACTGCTACGCGAAGCAGGAACAGGGCTTATGACAGGAGGAGCCTGTGCATTATTTGTTGTTGGACTCATTTATATTTGGAAGCATGAATTCTTAATTGGTCTACTAGTGGGGGTAGCGATTTTTGTATCCATTTTTGTCGCAACGATATCTGGCTCATTCATCCCACTGGTCATGCATAAGTTGAAAATTGACCCTGCGGTTGCTTCTGGTCCTTTTATCACGACATTGAATGATATTATCAGTGTCATTATCTACCTTGGTCTTGCAACGATGTTCATCAGCGAATTGTAAATTGCTGGTGAACATTTTTTCTTTTCTTTGAATAAAAATTTCTAATGAACACCTATATTATGGGCGCATATACTATAGAAAAAAAGGATGTGCCAATTGTGTTGAACAATGAGCCGTTATTATTTGTTCAGGGACCACCTGTCTATATTAAAGTGGTAAAGAGACAAGAGGAGAGCACGTCGGTTTTTAGTTTAAGTGGAGAAGAACCTGAAATGGTGAGTAGTGAAGTGGAAATTGAAATAGAACAAGAGCAGCCGACAGCTGTAAAAGTGGCGGAACCTTCTTTAGTGAAAAAGATTATGTATTTAGGGTCACCATTTTCGCGACAGGTTTACCGGCCACTACAGTTTGTATTAGATGATGAGACGTTAACGGGCTCTATTGAAAAAATTGAAGGTGAGACGGTTTTGATAGGCATCGGGGAGGACGCGAGTGAATTAGTGTCTGTGGAAATGGCTAAAATCGAAGAAAT
Proteins encoded:
- the pepF gene encoding oligoendopeptidase F; translation: MTAETKNKVLTRDEVKVEETWRLEDIFASDEAWEKAYTEVEEFSNKSADFKGTLHNGAEALYAALTYRDTLSERLRRLYTYAHLKSDQDTTNSFYQAMDSRVKSLYVKVSTALSFFLPELLAMDEAELDKLVESHEGLRLYKQEFEEINTQRPHILPAEQEALLAQLSEVTGKSSETFSMLNNADLTFPAVKDENGEEVELSHGRYIRFLESDDARVREDAFKATYSKYGEFQNTFASTLSGNVKRDNVNASIRNYSSARQAAMSNNHIPEQVYENLVSTINKNVHLLQRYVALRKKVFGLEELHMWDMYAPLVKDVDMEIPYEEAAKTMLDSFHPLGSDYVSIVQEGLDNRWVDVRENKGKRSGAYSSGAYGTNPYILMNWQDNVSNLFTLAHEFGHSVHSYYSRKSQPFVYSGYSIFVAEVASTVNEAILNDHLLKTIDDEQKRIYLLNYWLDGFRGTVFRQTMFAEFEHLIHQLEQQGVALTAEKLTEEYYALNKKYFGEDLVVDEEIGLEWARIPHFYYNYYVYQYATGYSAAVALSNQILTEGEPAVERYINNFLKAGSSDYPIEVLKKAGVDMTSAAPIEEACRVFEEKLNELESLLLKK
- a CDS encoding nuclease-related domain-containing protein; the protein is MQKQLYRIGAGYSGECNVDSYIERTQFPHSMKIFTDVHLCNSPKFTFQIDTLILTEQYILIIEVKNLKDSVQFIPNPPHLVQILETGDEVVLDCPVYQIESNKSNLDEWLRQRGIHLKTLGLLVLANPNTKVIDTPNDFPIIYKKQIPFYLQKLRPAENILTVNQIQELAKQIHAEQQQFNPFPLCSYYHISPNDLRKGLLCRDCHGQLQQKNRETWYCQRCSKKAEDPYNDGIRDWFMLVKNSMTSSECRSFLNLKDGNAARYIISKSNLIKKGQSTATFYISGSKLNRP
- a CDS encoding DsbA family protein; the encoded protein is MNRETLMENSMIPSSCTRPIELYVFIDPLCEDSWSLQPVLRKLQLDYDRYFTLRIALRTSLPSMNLQCTKKQEDALACSKVHPTFPSIAVKAAEFQGKRAGMRFLAKLFEYSFLKSRNVSSFSVLVEIAEKLELDVDEFIQDFSSKNVLRSLQVDLYMAKEMEVDQPATFVFFNGNIEDEGLKVSGLHSYDVYEQILEELIGMTIMPDIPPPLEDLFRRFDTLTTNEIADIYSMTEKSAERELKKRLLQQHVERLSFQDTTLWRKKQP
- a CDS encoding globin, which encodes MMRKPLIPYEEIGAEKLSELIDLFYAKVAVHPDLYPIFPGDWAETARKQKQFQTQYLGGPNLYTEEHGHPMMKARHNPFPITPVRAEAWLSCMAQAMDEVGLEGKLRDMYYNRLALTANHMVNRSGEDYL
- a CDS encoding lytic transglycosylase domain-containing protein — protein: MMDIRAIRTLMEINALQSFGSVQSSAEQDSPTSLFQMMLEELGGQSSVTDSLSSISSSMLSNANQIESLRYTGNNRVFEPSTLAAILGSTQQSVSQASSMNTNQYSDIVRQAADKFGLPENLINAVIRQESNFNNSVVSRAGAEGLMQLMPGTAKFLGIQDSFDPVQNIMGGAKYLKQMLNQFDDNIELALAAYNAGPGNVKKYDGIPPFKETQQYVQKVLNYTKV
- a CDS encoding GTP pyrophosphokinase family protein, whose product is MRQWKQFLEPYKQAVDELKIKFKGLRAQYDLEDVHTPVEFVTGRVKPLASIYDRTLEKGIPFEPSDELATELPDIAGLRMMCQFVDDIGTVVEALRQRKDLEIVEERDYISNKKPSGYRSYHMIIKYPVQTIHGEKTILAEIQIRTLAMNFWASIEHSLNYKYEGEMPNEIRLRLERAAEAAFQLDEEMSQIRDEIQDAQQYFSAFKETGSYDEKDRRKR
- a CDS encoding NAD kinase encodes the protein MKFAIQSRNDQLSNRLMEEAKGYLTDFGLVFDEDEPEIVLSIGGDGTLLHAFHKYQHRLQDTAFVGIHTGHLGFYADWKPEEMEKLVISIARTEYEVIEYPLLEVTINYRNLEKSATYLALNESTIKSSEVTLVVDVELNGEHFERFRGDGLCMSTPSGSTAYNKALGGAIIHPSLPAMQLAEMASINNRVFRTVGAPLVLPNHHKCVLTPVKGPDFMLTIDHLQLLHKDVKSVEYVVAQERVRFARFRPFPFWKRVHDSFIDSDI
- a CDS encoding RluA family pseudouridine synthase translates to MIVKDLRFRLVFLVDEEGILLREFLHSKGISKRTLTATKYEGGQLTVNGIEQNVRHRLQVGDEVVVIFPPEQPSEGLQPENGVLDIIYEDEALLVLNKPAGQSTIPSRDHPGGTVANLVAGKFVHDDLPATVHVVTRLDKDTSGLICIAKNRHIHHLLSEQMIASGFHRQYVAIVEGRVQEKRFTIEQPIGRKDGSIIERMVCEDGQFARTDVEVQRHFEKDGHELTTVALMLHTGRTHQIRVHLQWAGYPLAGDDLYGGTKKWIGRQALHCAILRFAHPLTGADIQFTSDLPMDMQEISRSL
- the prpE gene encoding bis(5'-nucleosyl)-tetraphosphatase PrpE, producing the protein MKFDIIGDIHGCFDELITLIEKLGYLMDSGIPVHSDGRQLAFVGDAMDRGPDSIKTLQLLFDMQDAHPLHYSPGNHCNKLYRFAKGNHVQVTHGLETTVAEINTLSKEQRKQFLNRYRQFYEALPLYQSLDDSKLIIAHAGIPERLIGVPYSEKVRVFVQYGDITGETLPNGKPVRRDWAKQYNGRACIVYGHTPVREARHLQHTVNVDTGCVFGGKLTALRYPEMDIVSVPSQQQFMPEKFTDFY
- the mgtE gene encoding magnesium transporter; this encodes MNAHEEYKEEVILNEEKLLETLVNEDIQAFRAEYLLLHPYDRAIFYEKVGVDLRKTMYQYLSPKELAEIFETSEIDEDEYKQFLQEMDTTYAADMISYMFVDNAVDVLKELDKSQTVSYLTLMDKVAATEIRALLHYEEYTAGSIMTTEYVTVPQNSTVRSAMTILRNEAPKAETIYYVFVVDDDNRLTGVVSLRDLIIAHEDTLISSIMSERVVSALVSDDQEDVARTIKDYNFLAVPVVDFQQHILGIITVDDIIDVLDEEASDDYAKFAGVSNMDTFDKNSFSAMKKRLPWLIILLVLGMLTANLIDLFTETISKVALLAAFIPLIAGTAGNSGTQALAVAVRGIATGDVEDESKFKLLLREAGTGLMTGGACALFVVGLIYIWKHEFLIGLLVGVAIFVSIFVATISGSFIPLVMHKLKIDPAVASGPFITTLNDIISVIIYLGLATMFISEL